Proteins encoded in a region of the Hypanus sabinus isolate sHypSab1 chromosome 12, sHypSab1.hap1, whole genome shotgun sequence genome:
- the prox1a gene encoding prospero homeobox protein 1a has protein sequence MPDHDSIALLTRHTKRRRVDIGVKRTVGTSTVLTKAKGKLFSAMNPQSSDQDIECSVVQHTDGDKSNVLRKLLKRANSYEDAMMPFPGATIISQLLKNNATKNGSTEHNLQTSGLSSTGSEANQEDACSNSSRESAQECTSPFSRPNMSQFDVDRLCDEHLRAKRARVENIIRGMSHSPNVALRGGENDRDGVQQPVSPRESYRENKRKQKLPQQQQQSFQQLVTARKEQKREERRQLKQQLEDMQKQLRQLQEKFYQIYDSTDSENEEDGNLSEDSMQSETADTRAHDRSDNEISELDPGHFLDRARALIREQEMAAENEKLKRDGHSRKNQGLTTLHAEGKQLAETLKQELNSTMSQVVDSVVKMFSKSSHQLPQVFPPIQIPQARFAMNGENHNFHTTNQRLQCFGDVIISNPLNTFANMHVSNSSDQTEALPLVVRKNSSEQSASTPSMGGHHTSHHQSPLSAAAGFSSPAFRHPLPLPLMAYSFQSSIGNASNTVSGKDRSSPESLDLTRETACLRTKVSSHHMNHHPCSPIHPSSTAEGLSLSLIKSECSDLQDMADISPYSGNASYIQEGLSPNHLKKAKLMFFYTRYPSSNMLKMFFSDVKFNRCITSQLIKWFSNFREFYYIQMEKFARQSINDGVTSTEELTVSRDSELFRALNMHYNKANDFEVPERFLEVAQITLREFFNAIVAGKDVDPSWKKAIYKVICKLDSEVPEVFKSPNCLQELLHE, from the exons ATGCCTGACCATGACAGCATAGCCCTCTTAACCAGACATACTAAAAGACGAAGAGTCGATATTGGAGTGAAGAGAACTGTAGGGACATCTACAGTGTTAACTAAAGCAAAAGGGAAGCTATTCAGTGCCATGAATCCCCAAAGCTCAGATCAGGACattgagtgctcagtggttcaACATACGGATGGGGACAAATCAAATGTGCTCCGCAAGCTGTTGAAGAGAGCAAACTCATATGAAGATGCCATGATGCCTTTTCCTGGAGCTACCATAATTTCCCAACTGCTGAAAAACAATGCAACCAAGAATGGAAGCACAGAGCACAATTTGCAAACTAGTGGTCTCTCTAGTACAGGCTCAGAGGCAAATCAGGAAGATGCCTGTAGTAATTCTTCAAGGGAAAGTGCCCAAGAATGCACATCACCATTTAGCAGACCCAACATGAGCCAGTTTGATGTAGATCGGCTTTGTGATGAACATTTGCGGGCGAAACGTGCACGCGTTGAAAACATAATTCGAGGCATGAGTCATTCACCGAATGTGGCACTACGGGGTGGGGAGAATGATCGAGATGGGGTACAGCAGCCTGTAAGTCCCAGAGAGAGTTACAGGGAAAACAAACGTAAGCAGAAGCTTCCCCAACAACAGCAACAGAGTTTTCAGCAACTGGTTACAGCCCGGAAGGAGCAAAAGAGAGAAGAACGACGGCAATTGAAGCAACAGTTGGAAGACATGCAGAAGCAACTGCGCCAGCTCCAGGAAAAGTTCTACCAAATATACGACAGCACAGATTCTGAAAATGAAGAAGATGGCAACCTGTCCGAAGATAGCATGcaatcagaaactgctgataccAGAGCACATGACAGATCTGATAATGAGATATCAGAATTAGATCCAGGGCATTTCCTTGATCGTGCCCGTGCTCTTATAAGGGAACAGGAAATGGCAGCAGAAAACGAAAAACTGAAGAGAGATGGCCACTCAAGGAAAAACCAGGGCTTGACCACCTTGCATGCTGAAGGGAAACAGCTAGCTGAGACTCTTAAACAGGAACTCAATTCCACCATGTCACAAGTAGTGGACTCTGTTGTCAAAATGTTCTCTAAATCCTCCCACCAGCTTCCTCAGGTCTTCCCCCCTATCCAGATTCCACAAGCAAGATTTGCCATGAATGGTGAAAACCACAACTTTCATACAACAAATCAACGACTTCAGTGCTTTGGTGATGTTATCATTTCTAACCCCTTGAATACTTTTGCCAACATGCATGTGTCTAATTCCTCAGACCAGACGGAAGCACTGCCTTTAGTAGTACGCAAAAACTCATCAGAGCAGTCTGCCTCCACCCCCTCGATGGGAGGCCACCACACTTCTCATCATCAGTCCCCGCTCTCAGCTGCCGCAGGATTTTCATCCCCTGCTTTTCGCCATCCGCTGCCTCTTCCCCTCATGGCCTATTCCTTTCAGAGCTCAATAGGTAATGCCTCCAACACAGTATCTGGAAAAGACAGGTCATCTCCCGAGTCCTTGGACTTGACCAGGGAAACTGCCTGTCTGCGGACCAAAGTGTCATCGCACCACATGAACCATCATCCGTGCTCACCAATCCATCCATCCAGCACAGCTGAAGGtctctctttgtctctcattAAGTCTGAGTGCAGTGACTTGCAAGATATGGCAGACATTTCACCATATTCTGGAAAT GCATCGTACATACAGGAGGGACTGTCACCCAATCACCTGAAAAAAGCAAAGCTGATGTTCTTCTACACCCGGTACCCCAGTTCAAATATGCTGAAGATGTTCTTCTCTGACGTGAAG TTTAATAGgtgcatcacctcacagcttATAAAGTGGTTCAGCAATTTCCGAGAATTTTACTACATCCAGATGGAAAAGTTTGCTCGTCAGTCTATTAACGATGGAGTAACAAGTACCGAAGAGCTGACTGTCTCCCGTGATTCTGAACTGTTCAGAGCCTTGAACATGCACTACAACAAAGCAAATGATTTTGAG